Proteins co-encoded in one Capsicum annuum cultivar UCD-10X-F1 chromosome 9, UCD10Xv1.1, whole genome shotgun sequence genomic window:
- the LOC107842094 gene encoding mitochondrial inner membrane protease subunit 2-like, which translates to MGTVNFHWNLTKNYITFGLIGLTVSDRYASIVPVGGISMSPTFNPHDSSMRSLTRDFVVVEKLCLEKYKFSLGDVVVFSSPTNHKEKNMKRITALPGDLVSTPHYDAVVISEGHCWVEGDNQAWSLDSRSFGPIPLGLVRGRVLVELKESHRRPNTFLIVF; encoded by the exons ATGGGAACTGTCAACTTCCACTGGAATTTAACTAAGAATTATATCACCTTTGGGCTCATTGGCCTTACTGTGTCTGATCGGTATGCTAGTATAGTTCCTGTTGGTGGCATTTCAATGTCGCCTACATTTAATCCACATGATAGTTCCATGAGATCCTTGACGC GTGACTTTGTTGTTGTGGAGAAGCTTTGCCTAGAAAAATACAAGTTCTCCCTCGGCGATGTGGTTGTCTTCAG CTCTCCAACTAATcataaagagaaaaatatgaagaGAATAACAGCCTTACCAGGTGACTTGGTCAGTACCCCTCATTATGATGCGGTAGTTATTTCTGAAGGACATTGTTGGGTTGAAGGCGACAACCAGGCTTGGAGCTTGGACTCAAGATCCTTTGGCCCT ATCCCTCTTGGTTTGGTTCGTGGACGGGTGTTGGTAGAGTTGAAAGAATCACACCGAAGACCTAACACATTTCTAattgtattttga